In Deinococcus puniceus, one genomic interval encodes:
- a CDS encoding S8 family serine peptidase — translation MKNRFGGRFRAALLGGLLLGAGLVPAAQSIKAIPALPPRSTLPPPIPPTPLPPTPRPPSTLPELPPVSPTPIPFPELSPTKPATPTRPTLPTPTIPTPQSGLPRPTDPLYSRQGNLQTIGLEGAWALLPAVLSPVTVAVLDTGYIASPELAGRVVGGYDFVSDAARAGDGNGRDADAAGAGALAYHAEVVGNIIGAAHDGRGMAGIAPRVRVVQVRVAGVDGLIDPQDLADSLRWAAGLTVAGVPTNPNPARILNLSLYADFIPLTRCDARVQAAVDAVTARGTLVIAGAANDGKDAAGYSPAGCRNVLTVTSVTGAGVRPGYANWGRAVALAAPGGEVGRGLVVSSLSGVGSNGGSGVRELNGTSFAAPHAAGVAALLLSVRPKLSPAQLRSLLTRTATPFPGGQCDPDPARTCGTGTLNAEAALRAALASSLGK, via the coding sequence ATGAAGAATCGTTTTGGAGGCCGGTTCCGCGCTGCCCTCCTCGGTGGCCTCCTGCTGGGAGCGGGCCTTGTGCCTGCCGCCCAGTCCATCAAGGCCATTCCTGCCTTGCCGCCCCGCAGCACGCTGCCCCCGCCCATTCCTCCCACGCCCCTTCCTCCCACGCCTAGGCCGCCCAGCACCTTGCCTGAATTGCCACCTGTTTCCCCCACACCCATCCCATTTCCGGAATTGTCGCCCACCAAACCAGCAACGCCCACGCGCCCCACTCTGCCCACTCCCACCATTCCCACCCCCCAGTCCGGCCTTCCCCGCCCCACCGATCCGCTGTATTCGCGGCAAGGCAACTTGCAGACCATCGGTCTAGAGGGCGCGTGGGCGCTCCTTCCGGCTGTCCTCTCCCCCGTCACGGTGGCAGTGCTGGACACCGGATACATCGCCTCACCGGAACTGGCGGGCCGGGTCGTGGGCGGATACGATTTCGTGTCGGACGCGGCGCGGGCAGGCGACGGCAACGGGCGCGACGCCGACGCCGCCGGAGCCGGGGCGCTGGCCTACCATGCCGAGGTGGTGGGCAACATCATCGGCGCGGCCCACGATGGGCGCGGCATGGCGGGCATCGCGCCGCGTGTGCGGGTGGTGCAGGTGCGTGTGGCGGGCGTGGACGGCCTGATAGACCCCCAAGATCTGGCCGACAGTCTGCGCTGGGCGGCGGGCCTGACCGTAGCGGGTGTGCCCACCAATCCCAATCCCGCCCGGATTCTGAACCTGAGCCTGTACGCCGATTTTATTCCCCTGACCCGCTGCGACGCCCGCGTGCAGGCCGCCGTGGACGCCGTGACCGCACGCGGCACACTCGTGATTGCCGGGGCCGCCAACGACGGCAAAGATGCGGCTGGGTATTCTCCGGCGGGCTGCCGCAACGTGCTGACCGTGACCAGCGTGACTGGTGCGGGCGTGCGGCCCGGTTACGCCAACTGGGGCCGCGCCGTGGCATTGGCCGCGCCGGGCGGAGAAGTCGGGCGCGGCTTGGTGGTCAGCAGCCTGAGCGGCGTGGGGAGCAACGGAGGGAGCGGCGTGCGCGAACTCAATGGCACCAGTTTTGCCGCCCCACACGCGGCGGGCGTGGCGGCCTTACTCCTGAGCGTGCGGCCCAAGCTCTCGCCCGCGCAACTGCGGAGCCTCCTGACGCGCACCGCCACCCCCTTTCCCGGTGGACAGTGCGACCCTGACCCCGCCCGAACCTGCGGCACGGGTACGCTGAATGCCGAAGCTGCACTGCGGGCGGCGCTGGCTTCTTCACTGGGAAAGTAG
- a CDS encoding SDR family NAD(P)-dependent oxidoreductase, translating to MTATAGQASTGKVVVLTGASSGIGRATAVELAARGYRLVLAARRADELGLLARQLDPTGGRVIAVPTDVTDDASRRALLAAAAAHFGRVDVLVNNAGVAVEQGWWWDDADPLRVLRVNLEAPIELTRLALPDMRRRGAGHIVNIGSVAGRVASNGVYSASKYGLRGFSLALRRELLGTGVTVSLIAPGFVRSEMTASARLPMPGPEVVARAVADVLERPRAEVIVPRFYAVLVLLNTLFPPVGDLAVRLMIGRR from the coding sequence ATGACAGCAACTGCAGGGCAGGCCAGCACGGGCAAAGTCGTGGTACTGACGGGCGCTTCCAGCGGGATCGGGCGGGCCACCGCCGTAGAACTGGCGGCGCGGGGGTACCGATTGGTCTTGGCCGCCCGCCGCGCCGACGAACTGGGCCTGCTGGCCCGCCAACTTGATCCCACAGGTGGGCGCGTGATCGCTGTGCCCACCGACGTGACCGACGACGCCTCGCGCCGGGCGCTGCTGGCCGCCGCTGCCGCACATTTTGGCAGGGTAGACGTTCTGGTCAACAATGCTGGTGTGGCTGTGGAGCAGGGCTGGTGGTGGGACGACGCCGACCCGTTGCGCGTGCTGCGCGTGAATCTGGAAGCGCCCATAGAACTGACGCGGCTGGCCCTGCCCGACATGCGGCGGCGCGGTGCAGGCCACATCGTCAACATCGGTTCGGTGGCGGGGCGGGTGGCCAGCAACGGGGTGTACTCTGCCAGCAAGTACGGTCTGCGCGGGTTTTCTCTGGCGCTGCGGCGGGAACTGCTGGGCACAGGCGTCACGGTCAGCCTGATCGCCCCCGGTTTCGTCCGGAGTGAAATGACGGCCTCGGCCCGCCTGCCCATGCCGGGGCCGGAAGTGGTGGCCCGCGCCGTGGCCGACGTGCTGGAGCGCCCGCGTGCAGAAGTGATCGTCCCCCGGTTTTACGCCGTGCTGGTGCTGCTGAACACGCTGTTTCCGCCGGTGGGCGACTTGGCGGTGCGGCTAATGATCGGGCGGCGATAG
- a CDS encoding App1 family protein — MPRVSPFKTAFKVLLPVLERAVVALDHAFSGYVQPRRARGKMILQPYVGWGTPQQAELTGRVLLPRTLAPAKKGDARWRNFRNILRRLFSREVGGVKVSGVLNGFSVSGVSDHDGYFTLVFAPPTPLPGGWHEASLSIEGREGTTRARVQVVADARFGIISDLDDTVIQSDVTSLPRMLMTSLTGNARSRLPFPGVGALYRALTRDGETRNPIFYVSSSPWNFFDLLWQFLDYRRIPLGPMFLRNWGFDLLGGHGGYKHGVIERILARFPDLNFVLVGDSGEKDPEIYAEVVRKHPGRILAVYIRDVTDAGRDEGVGKLRAEVRKDGVDLVLASDSLNAASHAMAMGLITPNEYRSVLTSVARSYES, encoded by the coding sequence CTGCCTAGGGTCAGCCCCTTCAAAACGGCCTTCAAGGTGCTGCTTCCGGTGCTGGAGCGGGCGGTGGTGGCCCTAGACCACGCTTTCAGCGGTTACGTGCAACCCCGCCGGGCACGCGGAAAAATGATCTTGCAACCCTACGTGGGCTGGGGCACGCCGCAGCAAGCGGAACTCACGGGCCGGGTGCTGCTGCCCCGCACGCTGGCTCCGGCCAAAAAGGGCGACGCCCGCTGGCGCAACTTCCGCAACATTCTGCGCCGCCTGTTTTCGCGCGAGGTGGGCGGCGTCAAGGTTTCAGGCGTCCTGAACGGCTTTTCTGTGAGTGGTGTCAGCGATCACGACGGCTATTTTACTCTGGTGTTCGCGCCGCCGACGCCGCTGCCGGGCGGCTGGCACGAGGCGAGCCTCAGCATAGAGGGCCGCGAAGGAACCACCCGCGCCCGCGTGCAGGTGGTGGCCGACGCCCGCTTCGGCATCATCAGTGACTTGGATGACACCGTAATTCAGTCGGACGTGACCAGCCTGCCTCGCATGCTAATGACCAGCCTGACCGGAAATGCCCGCAGCCGCCTGCCGTTTCCGGGCGTGGGGGCGCTGTACCGCGCACTCACCCGAGACGGCGAAACCCGCAATCCCATCTTTTACGTGTCCAGCAGCCCGTGGAATTTCTTCGATCTGCTGTGGCAATTTCTGGATTACCGCCGTATTCCGCTGGGGCCGATGTTCCTCCGCAATTGGGGCTTTGATCTGCTGGGCGGACACGGCGGCTACAAACACGGCGTCATAGAGCGCATTCTGGCCCGTTTCCCCGATCTGAACTTTGTGTTGGTTGGCGACAGCGGCGAAAAAGACCCTGAAATCTATGCCGAAGTGGTTCGCAAGCACCCCGGACGCATTCTGGCCGTGTATATCCGCGACGTAACGGACGCGGGCCGCGATGAGGGCGTCGGCAAACTGCGGGCCGAAGTTCGCAAAGACGGTGTGGATCTGGTGCTGGCCTCCGACAGTCTGAATGCCGCCAGTCACGCGATGGCGATGGGCCTGATTACGCCCAATGAATACCGCAGCGTGCTGACGAGTGTGGCCCGGAGTTACGAAAGCTGA
- the rnr gene encoding ribonuclease R, whose product MPKVNKGGAAQNASSVSADSEQTTKPGTAQAAKGQQGKRQRTATTPAQAAPQPMADAVNSDQNRKPSTKPSKKPSKAKVAPEAEPLLTVPAETQPTETAPARAKQGRKVPAKAAAQAEADVPEPQAEAPATVEQPKAAAPKRGRKGVVEAAPAEAAASPLPEAEAVEAARVEPEVAEVAVAEPEAPQPAAKAKRGGRKTSAPAVEVAETETAEADVVEEAPVDIAPVEVSSAPAKRPRKAKADAPALVLTSGMADSNTVETAVLELAEAVTPTATDDAAPPVAAEPVLLEVPIKPRKGRKAKTVVADAPTEEVPLTEVLSGVEAVPVEAQAEAQAVLDAPIAKPSRAKGKGRGKQAEAEPVAEEQPASVEPEEAAPAEAQANASDKPDADDGEDNQNPARDIVIAQLRKLGRPVHVRDLERTFTRQTISRIGDWRTLEALLDTLTEAGEVVRTRRHTYGLPEAMSLVRGRFQASAAGFGFVVPDSGGEDYYVAEGNTMEAWNGDIVLVRMEGRGDTGNGGNGYGNSGSKGGPRRGQRGDGSPRASVVRIVQRAYKQLVGTLEFHHGHPILKPDDHRARHRILVFPEGIEGLEQGARVVTELYWPEHTGEDEVFGQIKRVLGNEDDPETETEAVIVKFGLRGEFAPEAEEQANAIPAEIPAEALAGRLDLRSYNIFTVDGRDAKDFDDAIHIQPTPEGTFVVGIHIADVSHYVPEGTPLDEEAYARATSVYLPGRVLPMLPEHLSNGVCSLVPYQDRLTMTALVELSAEGDILKVQLAPSVINSKARLTYDEVQAYSEATATLPEAARQLEGDLHLLLKITTKLRQRRLREGSLDFKMREVKVDVGPDGRMELTPIREETARGMIEDLMLLANKVVAHYLLEREIPTLFRIHEEPTLQRFQDVTAAIGRLGFSFPGGEPTPQAYQAVLKQVRGTPRESVVNTLLLRSMQQAKYAGENLGHFGLAFEEYLHFTSPIRRYPDLMVHRALRGVLSGELKAGSRAVGQLQAKLPDMGTHTSARERTASEAERDLTKYYQAKWAQEHLGQTFAGNVSGVVASGLFIALENGVEGKLHISNLDDDYYVFIEDAGMLRGRSRGRSYRLGDAVNVTISTVNPLARQTDFTLQSSLDTQENDMDSEHKPRARRRDDREQERREKLQSVPTSAPRKFTLDDPAPVTPASAASPARPSGRGRYERGERSTPERGGEGATFGGQPMNGARGNSRPAAPSGNVGGGRPRRVITLERPRNEHLRPVNITVQRMYFGDWTLDHMPPEETQGGRSSGGRSFERGGGSERASSERGGRGYTRGGNDRGAVQRVNGRQQSTPRPQQAAAPQAQAAAPAQAASVQSAQAQAAQADDAKRRRRRRGRRGGNGGPASG is encoded by the coding sequence ATGCCTAAAGTAAACAAGGGGGGTGCGGCGCAGAACGCAAGCAGCGTCAGCGCCGACTCCGAACAGACAACGAAGCCCGGCACGGCGCAGGCCGCAAAGGGACAGCAAGGCAAGCGGCAGCGCACGGCGACTACGCCCGCGCAGGCCGCGCCACAACCGATGGCGGATGCCGTCAATTCTGATCAGAACAGGAAGCCCAGCACGAAACCGAGCAAGAAGCCCAGCAAGGCCAAGGTTGCGCCTGAAGCAGAGCCGCTGTTGACGGTGCCCGCCGAAACGCAACCCACCGAAACTGCGCCAGCACGCGCCAAACAGGGCCGCAAGGTTCCAGCCAAAGCGGCGGCGCAAGCTGAAGCAGATGTGCCGGAGCCTCAGGCCGAAGCCCCCGCAACGGTGGAGCAGCCCAAAGCCGCCGCACCCAAGCGGGGCCGCAAGGGAGTCGTGGAGGCCGCGCCCGCCGAAGCTGCCGCCTCTCCTCTGCCGGAAGCAGAAGCTGTAGAAGCCGCCCGCGTTGAACCCGAGGTGGCAGAAGTGGCAGTGGCCGAACCGGAAGCGCCCCAGCCCGCTGCAAAAGCCAAGCGTGGGGGCCGCAAGACCAGTGCGCCTGCCGTGGAAGTGGCCGAAACAGAGACAGCCGAAGCAGACGTTGTAGAAGAAGCTCCGGTGGACATCGCGCCTGTAGAGGTCAGTTCCGCCCCTGCCAAGCGCCCGCGCAAGGCTAAAGCCGACGCGCCCGCACTGGTGCTGACGAGCGGCATGGCAGACAGCAACACGGTAGAAACGGCGGTGCTGGAACTGGCCGAAGCCGTGACTCCAACAGCCACCGACGACGCCGCACCCCCTGTGGCCGCCGAACCAGTCCTGTTGGAAGTCCCCATCAAGCCCCGCAAAGGCCGCAAAGCCAAAACGGTAGTGGCGGATGCCCCCACTGAAGAAGTCCCTCTGACCGAGGTGCTGAGCGGTGTGGAAGCTGTGCCAGTAGAGGCGCAGGCAGAAGCTCAAGCAGTGTTGGACGCCCCCATTGCCAAACCCAGCCGTGCAAAGGGCAAGGGCCGGGGCAAGCAGGCCGAAGCCGAGCCTGTGGCTGAAGAACAGCCCGCGTCTGTGGAGCCGGAAGAAGCCGCGCCAGCCGAAGCGCAGGCCAACGCTTCCGACAAGCCGGACGCTGACGACGGCGAAGACAACCAGAATCCCGCCCGTGACATCGTGATCGCCCAGCTTCGGAAGTTGGGACGGCCTGTGCATGTGCGCGATCTGGAACGCACCTTCACGCGCCAGACCATTTCGCGGATTGGCGACTGGCGCACTCTGGAAGCCCTGCTGGACACCCTGACGGAAGCGGGCGAAGTGGTGCGGACTCGCCGCCATACCTACGGCCTGCCCGAAGCGATGAGCCTCGTGCGGGGGCGCTTTCAGGCGTCGGCAGCGGGCTTCGGCTTCGTGGTGCCCGACAGCGGCGGCGAAGACTACTACGTGGCCGAGGGGAACACGATGGAAGCTTGGAACGGCGACATCGTGCTGGTGCGGATGGAAGGACGCGGCGACACTGGGAATGGGGGCAACGGCTACGGCAACAGCGGGAGCAAGGGCGGCCCTCGCCGGGGCCAACGCGGAGACGGCAGCCCCCGTGCCAGCGTGGTTCGCATCGTGCAGCGGGCCTACAAACAGCTCGTGGGCACGCTGGAATTCCATCACGGTCACCCCATCCTCAAGCCTGACGACCACCGCGCCCGGCACCGGATTCTGGTGTTCCCGGAGGGCATAGAAGGACTGGAGCAGGGCGCACGGGTGGTCACGGAACTTTACTGGCCCGAACACACCGGAGAGGATGAAGTCTTCGGCCAGATCAAGCGCGTGCTGGGCAATGAGGACGATCCCGAAACCGAAACGGAAGCCGTGATCGTGAAATTCGGTCTGCGCGGAGAGTTTGCGCCGGAAGCCGAGGAGCAGGCCAACGCCATTCCCGCCGAGATTCCGGCAGAAGCGCTGGCAGGACGCCTCGATCTGCGGAGTTACAACATCTTTACGGTAGATGGCCGCGACGCCAAGGACTTCGACGACGCGATTCATATTCAGCCGACGCCGGAGGGAACGTTTGTGGTGGGCATTCACATTGCCGACGTGAGCCACTATGTGCCCGAAGGCACGCCGCTGGACGAGGAAGCCTACGCCCGCGCCACCAGCGTGTATTTGCCGGGGCGGGTGCTGCCCATGCTGCCCGAACACCTCAGCAACGGCGTGTGCAGCCTCGTGCCGTACCAAGACCGCCTGACCATGACGGCCCTCGTGGAACTCTCGGCAGAGGGCGACATCCTGAAGGTGCAGCTTGCGCCCAGCGTCATCAACTCTAAGGCCCGCCTGACGTATGACGAGGTGCAGGCGTACAGCGAAGCCACCGCTACGCTGCCCGAAGCCGCTCGCCAACTGGAAGGCGACCTGCACTTGCTGCTCAAAATTACGACCAAGCTGCGCCAACGCCGCCTGCGCGAAGGTTCGCTGGATTTCAAGATGCGGGAAGTGAAGGTGGACGTGGGGCCAGATGGCCGCATGGAACTGACGCCGATCCGCGAAGAAACCGCACGCGGCATGATCGAAGATTTGATGCTGCTGGCGAACAAAGTCGTGGCTCATTATCTGCTGGAGCGCGAGATTCCGACCCTGTTCCGTATTCACGAAGAACCCACCCTGCAACGCTTTCAGGATGTGACGGCGGCGATTGGACGCTTGGGCTTCTCGTTCCCCGGCGGCGAACCCACCCCGCAGGCGTATCAGGCGGTGCTGAAGCAGGTACGCGGTACGCCCCGTGAAAGCGTGGTGAATACGCTGCTGCTGCGCTCTATGCAACAGGCCAAATACGCCGGAGAAAATCTGGGTCACTTCGGGCTGGCGTTCGAGGAATACCTGCACTTCACCTCTCCGATTCGCCGCTACCCCGACCTGATGGTTCACCGGGCGCTACGGGGCGTCCTGAGCGGTGAGCTGAAGGCCGGAAGCCGCGCTGTGGGGCAGTTGCAGGCCAAGCTGCCCGACATGGGCACGCACACCAGTGCCCGCGAACGCACCGCCAGCGAAGCCGAACGCGACCTGACCAAGTACTATCAGGCGAAGTGGGCGCAGGAACATCTGGGCCAAACCTTTGCCGGAAACGTGTCGGGCGTAGTCGCCAGCGGCCTGTTCATCGCGCTGGAAAACGGCGTGGAAGGCAAACTGCACATCAGCAACTTGGATGACGACTATTACGTGTTTATCGAAGATGCTGGGATGCTGCGCGGACGCAGCCGGGGCCGCAGCTACCGCCTCGGAGACGCCGTGAACGTCACCATCAGCACGGTCAATCCGCTGGCCCGTCAGACCGACTTCACCTTGCAGAGCAGCCTAGACACTCAGGAGAACGACATGGATTCCGAACATAAACCCCGCGCCCGCCGCCGCGATGACCGCGAGCAGGAACGCCGCGAGAAGTTGCAGAGCGTGCCCACCAGTGCGCCGCGCAAGTTCACGCTGGATGACCCGGCTCCCGTCACTCCAGCTTCTGCTGCCTCTCCTGCCCGTCCCAGTGGCCGGGGACGGTACGAGCGCGGCGAGAGAAGTACGCCGGAACGGGGGGGCGAGGGCGCGACTTTTGGCGGCCAGCCCATGAACGGCGCACGTGGAAACAGCCGCCCCGCCGCTCCTTCAGGCAACGTGGGCGGCGGACGGCCCCGGCGCGTGATTACGCTGGAGCGCCCCCGCAACGAACACCTGCGCCCCGTGAACATCACCGTGCAGCGCATGTATTTCGGCGACTGGACGCTGGATCACATGCCGCCCGAAGAAACTCAGGGTGGGCGCAGCAGCGGAGGCCGCAGCTTTGAGCGCGGCGGCGGCAGCGAGCGGGCTTCCTCTGAACGCGGCGGGCGCGGCTATACGCGCGGCGGCAATGATCGGGGAGCCGTGCAGCGCGTGAATGGCCGTCAACAAAGCACTCCACGCCCGCAGCAAGCCGCTGCACCCCAAGCTCAGGCCGCCGCACCCGCGCAGGCCGCATCGGTACAAAGCGCACAGGCTCAGGCGGCCCAAGCCGACGATGCCAAACGCCGCCGCCGTCGCCGGGGCCGCCGGGGTGGGAACGGGGGGCCAGCGTCAGGGTAA
- a CDS encoding exodeoxyribonuclease III — MTPELPQATLKVATLNVNGLRSALRKGLADWVERTAPDVLLLQEVRADPMPDALSGYQSVWFPAQKPGYSGVSILSRFPLTDVRVGLMHGALDAEGRVLSAVVQGVRFASVYLPSGSRGERQIFKDEALVVFQGWTEALLAEGTPLVIGGDYNVAHQELDLKNWRSNQKNSGFLPHERAWMTAHLAGGLTDTHRASLGELPAYTWWSNRSGAFDNDVGWRIDYLLAAGIAVQSVQADRFARLSDHAPIVGTVVLSEGSGVE; from the coding sequence ATGACGCCGGAACTGCCTCAAGCCACCCTGAAAGTCGCCACCCTGAACGTGAACGGCCTGAGGAGTGCGCTCCGAAAGGGGCTGGCCGACTGGGTAGAACGCACGGCCCCCGACGTGTTGCTGCTTCAGGAGGTACGGGCCGACCCGATGCCCGACGCGCTTTCCGGCTACCAGAGCGTGTGGTTTCCCGCCCAGAAGCCGGGTTACAGCGGCGTATCTATCCTCTCTCGCTTCCCCCTGACCGACGTGCGCGTGGGGCTGATGCACGGCGCTCTGGATGCCGAGGGGCGGGTGCTGAGCGCGGTTGTTCAGGGCGTGCGTTTTGCCAGTGTGTACCTGCCCAGTGGCAGCCGGGGCGAGCGCCAGATCTTCAAGGATGAGGCCCTAGTGGTGTTTCAGGGCTGGACAGAAGCGCTGCTGGCAGAAGGCACGCCGCTGGTCATTGGGGGCGACTACAACGTGGCCCACCAAGAACTCGACCTGAAAAACTGGCGCAGCAACCAGAAAAACAGCGGCTTCCTGCCCCACGAGCGGGCGTGGATGACGGCGCACTTGGCAGGCGGCCTGACGGATACCCACCGCGCCAGCTTGGGCGAGTTGCCCGCCTACACGTGGTGGAGCAACCGTTCCGGGGCGTTCGACAATGATGTGGGCTGGCGCATCGATTACTTGCTGGCCGCTGGAATAGCGGTGCAGAGCGTGCAGGCAGATCGGTTCGCCCGCCTCAGCGATCACGCGCCGATTGTGGGCACAGTGGTGTTGAGTGAGGGCAGTGGTGTTGAATGA
- a CDS encoding aminopeptidase, translated as MARSFVRPRWLVLAAFAGLAALLAGCADVRYLAQAAGGQLDLVRRARPVAAVLADPQTPAETRRKLELVGRVRAFAVTELKLPDHGSYQTYVELGRPAVVWNVFRAPELGIALYTSCFPIAGCVGYRGYFAEADARVYAASRRAAGEDVTVGGVSAYSTLGYLRDPVLSSMLSVPDASLIRTVIHELAHPSLYVAGDTIFNESYAVAIEEEGMRRWLAAYGTPELREQDRLAQERAAGFEELLLRTRAELERLYAQPLSPQQMRAGKQTVLDGLQAQYTALKASWGGYSGYDGWFARGVNNASLGAVAAYSALVPDFQRLLARVGGDLPAFIAGAKACAAKPHAERQACLRGE; from the coding sequence ATGGCCCGTTCTTTTGTTCGCCCCCGCTGGCTGGTGCTGGCGGCTTTTGCTGGCCTTGCGGCCCTCCTTGCAGGCTGCGCCGATGTGCGCTACCTGGCTCAGGCGGCGGGCGGGCAACTGGATTTGGTGCGGCGGGCGCGTCCGGTGGCGGCGGTGCTGGCCGATCCGCAGACCCCCGCCGAAACCCGCCGCAAGCTGGAATTGGTGGGCCGGGTGCGGGCTTTTGCTGTTACAGAATTGAAGTTGCCTGATCACGGCTCCTATCAGACCTATGTGGAACTGGGACGGCCTGCGGTGGTCTGGAACGTGTTTCGTGCGCCCGAACTGGGCATAGCCCTGTACACCTCCTGCTTTCCCATCGCGGGCTGTGTGGGCTACCGGGGCTACTTTGCAGAAGCCGATGCGCGGGTCTACGCAGCCTCGCGGCGGGCAGCGGGCGAAGACGTGACGGTGGGCGGCGTGAGCGCTTACAGCACGCTGGGCTACCTGCGCGATCCGGTGCTGTCCAGCATGCTCAGCGTCCCCGATGCCAGCCTGATCCGCACGGTCATTCACGAGTTGGCGCACCCCAGTCTGTACGTGGCAGGCGACACCATTTTTAACGAATCCTACGCCGTAGCCATAGAAGAAGAGGGGATGCGGCGTTGGCTGGCAGCTTACGGCACGCCCGAACTGCGCGAGCAAGACCGTCTGGCACAGGAACGGGCGGCGGGGTTCGAGGAACTGTTGCTGCGAACCCGCGCTGAACTGGAGCGCCTCTACGCCCAACCGCTCTCGCCCCAGCAGATGCGGGCAGGCAAACAGACCGTGCTGGACGGCTTGCAGGCCCAATACACTGCCCTGAAAGCCAGTTGGGGTGGCTACAGCGGGTACGACGGCTGGTTTGCACGCGGCGTCAACAATGCCTCGCTGGGGGCGGTGGCCGCCTATAGCGCGTTGGTGCCCGATTTTCAGCGCCTTCTGGCCCGTGTGGGCGGCGATCTTCCCGCCTTCATCGCCGGGGCCAAAGCTTGCGCGGCCAAGCCACACGCCGAACGGCAGGCGTGTCTGCGCGGCGAATAA
- the accC gene encoding acetyl-CoA carboxylase biotin carboxylase subunit, protein MFKKILIANRGEIALRVIRTAREMGIKTVVVYSTADEKSLPVLLADESVCVGPPASNASYLNIPNILSAAMMTGAEGIHPGYGFMAENPDFAEMCRDHGIVFIGPTPESMRALGSKAGGREIAASSNVPVVPGTGVLEDVDAALLAAKQVGYPVLLKASAGGGGRGQKVVRTQEELKSAFNQAQEEARLYFGDPAIIMEKFLEEFRHVEVQVMGDGNGHVIHIGERDCSIQRRNQKLIEEAPSTLPATLRQEILDAAVRLAQHVNYAGAGTLEFIVDRDGNYYFMEMNTRIQVEHCVSEMISGLDFVKMQLQIAAGEGLPLKQEDVILHGHSIECRLNAEDPDKDFRPAAGKIDDVHFAGGPGVRVDSHVYTGYVIPPHYDSLIGKLIVHHDTREQAIARMKRALEETVIQGPKTTIPLYIKIMDNPFYKRGAVMTNFLKTRMEM, encoded by the coding sequence ATGTTCAAAAAAATCCTGATTGCCAACCGGGGCGAAATTGCCCTGCGCGTGATTCGCACGGCCCGCGAAATGGGCATCAAAACTGTGGTGGTGTACTCCACCGCCGATGAAAAAAGCCTGCCCGTGCTGCTGGCCGATGAAAGCGTGTGCGTGGGGCCGCCTGCCAGTAACGCCTCCTATCTGAATATTCCCAACATCTTGTCGGCGGCCATGATGACGGGCGCGGAAGGCATTCACCCCGGTTACGGCTTTATGGCCGAAAACCCCGATTTTGCCGAGATGTGCCGCGATCACGGCATCGTGTTCATCGGCCCCACGCCGGAGAGTATGCGGGCGTTGGGCAGCAAGGCGGGCGGGCGCGAAATCGCCGCGAGCAGCAACGTGCCTGTGGTGCCCGGAACAGGCGTGCTGGAAGACGTGGACGCCGCGCTGCTGGCGGCCAAACAAGTGGGCTATCCGGTGCTGCTGAAGGCCAGCGCAGGCGGCGGCGGACGCGGCCAAAAAGTCGTTCGCACGCAGGAAGAACTCAAGTCGGCCTTCAATCAGGCGCAGGAAGAGGCGCGGCTGTATTTTGGCGATCCCGCCATCATCATGGAAAAGTTTTTGGAAGAATTCCGGCACGTGGAAGTGCAGGTCATGGGCGACGGCAACGGCCACGTGATCCACATCGGCGAGCGCGACTGCTCTATTCAGCGGCGCAACCAAAAGCTGATCGAGGAAGCGCCCAGCACCTTGCCCGCCACCCTGCGGCAAGAAATATTGGATGCAGCAGTCAGGCTGGCCCAGCACGTGAACTACGCTGGAGCGGGCACGCTGGAATTCATCGTTGACCGCGACGGCAACTACTACTTCATGGAGATGAACACCCGGATTCAGGTGGAACATTGCGTGTCCGAGATGATTTCCGGGCTGGACTTCGTGAAGATGCAGCTTCAGATCGCGGCGGGCGAAGGCCTCCCGCTGAAGCAAGAAGACGTCATTTTGCACGGCCATTCCATCGAATGCCGCCTGAACGCCGAAGACCCTGACAAAGATTTCCGCCCTGCGGCGGGCAAAATAGACGACGTGCATTTTGCAGGCGGCCCCGGGGTGCGCGTGGACAGCCACGTGTACACGGGCTACGTGATTCCGCCGCACTACGATTCCCTGATCGGCAAACTGATCGTGCACCACGATACCCGCGAGCAGGCCATTGCCCGCATGAAACGTGCGCTGGAAGAAACCGTGATTCAGGGGCCGAAAACCACTATTCCGCTGTACATCAAGATCATGGACAACCCGTTTTACAAACGCGGCGCAGTCATGACCAACTTCCTAAAAACTCGCATGGAGATGTAA